In the Ornithinimicrobium pratense genome, CTGCTCCCCGACGGTCGCCGGGTTCGGGCATGCTAGAGCTCCCAGCCCAACCCTCAGAGGAGCACCATGGCGCGGTACATCATCCGCCGGCTGCTGCAGTTCATCCCGGTCACGCTGATCGCGACGTTCATCGTCTTCGCGCTCGTCTTCGCCATCCCCGGCGACCCGATCCGGGCCCTCGCCGGCGACCGGCCCCTGGCTCCGCACATCGTCGAGGCGATCCGGGCGCGCTACAACCTCGACGACCCGCTGCTGGTGCAGTACGCCAAGTGGCTGGCGAACGTCTTCCAGGGCGACTTCGGCACGACCTTCCAGGGCCGGCCGGTCAGCGACATCATCGCCCAACGCTTCCCGGTGACGCTGCGGCTCGCGATCGTCGCCTTCATCATCCAGGCGGTCATCGGCGTGCTGGCCGGGATCCTGGCCGCGGTCCGGCAGAAGGGCTTCGTCGACAGCCTGGTCCAGGTCAGCACCGTGGTGCTGGTCGCCATCCCGACCCTGGCCATGGCCTTCATCATGCAGGTCGTCTTCGGCCTCCAGCTGGGCTGGTTCCCGATCGCCGGCATCAACCAGGGCTGGTACTCCTACCTCCTGCCCGGCGCCGCCCTCGCCTCGGTGTCGACGGCGATGGTCGCCCGCCTGGTGCGGACCTCGCTGATCGAGAACCTGCGCGCGGACTACGTGCGGACCGCGACCGCCAAGGGGATGAAGCGCAGCCGGGTGGTCGGGCGGCACGCCATGCGCAACTCGCTGATCCCGGTCGTCACCTTCCTCGGTGCCGACCTGGGCTCGATGCTGGGCGGCACCATCATCATCGAGGGCATCTTCAACATGCCCGGCCTCGGCGGAGAGGTCTTCCGCGCCGTCCGCGCCCAGGAGGGCACGGTCGTGGTCGGCATCGTCACCCTCTTCATCCTCTTCTTCGTGGTGATCAACCTGATCGTCGATATCCTCTACGCCTACCTCGACCCGAGGATCCGCTATGAGTAACCAAGCTCCGGACAAGACCACCATCCACGAGGAGGCCACGGCCGGCGCCGAGTCCGGCGAGCTGACCGCCCGCGCTGCCGAGACCTCCGGCGACTCCGGTGACGCGGGCGCCAGCCTGTGGGGAGACGCCTGGAAGGAACTGCGCCGCAACCCGTGGTTCATCATCGCCGGGGTGCTGATGCTGGTTTTCGTCCTCATGGCGATCGTGCCGGGGCTGTTCACCCGCGTCGACCCGCGGGCCTGCAACCTTTCCGACGCCCTGCAGACCCCCAGCGCGGAGCACTGGTTCGGCACCGATATCCAGGGCTGTGACTACTACGCCCGCGTCGTCTACGGTGCCCGCGCCTCGATGGCGGTGGGGACGCTGGTGACGCTCGGCGCGGTCGTCATCGCCATCGTCTTCGGCCTGATCGCCGGCTTCTACGGCGGGTTCATCGACGCGCTCATCTCCCGGGCCGTCGACGTCGTCTTCGCCCTGCCCTTCCTGCTCGGCGCCATCGTCTTCCTCAACGTCATCGAGAACCGCGGGCTGATGGAGGTGGCGCTGGTGCTCATCGTCTTCGGCTGGCCCACCATGACGCGGCTCATGCGCTCGTCGGTGATCTCCGTCAAGGCCAACGACTACGTCGCCGCCGCGCGCGGGCTCGGCGCCAGCGACCTGACGATCATGCGGAGGCACATCCTGTCCAACGCGCTGGCTCCCGTGGTGGTCTACGCCACCATCTACGTCGGGATCATCATCGGCGCCGAGGCGACGCTGACCTTC is a window encoding:
- a CDS encoding ABC transporter permease; this translates as MARYIIRRLLQFIPVTLIATFIVFALVFAIPGDPIRALAGDRPLAPHIVEAIRARYNLDDPLLVQYAKWLANVFQGDFGTTFQGRPVSDIIAQRFPVTLRLAIVAFIIQAVIGVLAGILAAVRQKGFVDSLVQVSTVVLVAIPTLAMAFIMQVVFGLQLGWFPIAGINQGWYSYLLPGAALASVSTAMVARLVRTSLIENLRADYVRTATAKGMKRSRVVGRHAMRNSLIPVVTFLGADLGSMLGGTIIIEGIFNMPGLGGEVFRAVRAQEGTVVVGIVTLFILFFVVINLIVDILYAYLDPRIRYE
- a CDS encoding ABC transporter permease; protein product: MSNQAPDKTTIHEEATAGAESGELTARAAETSGDSGDAGASLWGDAWKELRRNPWFIIAGVLMLVFVLMAIVPGLFTRVDPRACNLSDALQTPSAEHWFGTDIQGCDYYARVVYGARASMAVGTLVTLGAVVIAIVFGLIAGFYGGFIDALISRAVDVVFALPFLLGAIVFLNVIENRGLMEVALVLIVFGWPTMTRLMRSSVISVKANDYVAAARGLGASDLTIMRRHILSNALAPVVVYATIYVGIIIGAEATLTFLGVGLQLPSISWGLQLSGAQTRIMTHPHLILFPAVFVGLAVFSFMMMGDALRDALDPKRR